Genomic segment of Dactylococcopsis salina PCC 8305:
AACAACAGGCTTCTACCATCGATGAATGGTTAGATGTCTGTAAATCTGTTTATAACTATGCTTTAAGAGAGCGAAAAGACTGGGTAAATTCTAGAAAATGTCCAATTGATCGCTGTTCCCTTGAATCCGAGTATATCATTCCTTCCGATGCTCCTAGACCAACATACGCTAATCAATGTAAAGGTTTAGGGGTGGCGAAGAAAAAGTTTCCTCGATTATCCATTCCTCAATCTCAAGTCCTCCAACAAACTCTAAAAGGTTTAGAAGAGGCTTTTGTAAATATGTGGAATCGAGGATTTGGTTTTCCTAGATTCAAGAAAAAGATGCGTTCTTTTGTCTTTCCCCAAGTTAAACCAGATTGTATTCAAGGGGAAACAATCACTCTTCCCAAACTAGGAAAACTACCGTTAGTTCTTTCTCGCCCCATTCCTGAAGGGTTTATCCCTAAACAAGTCAGGATAATTAAGAAAGCAAGTGGGTACTACATTAATATCAATCTTCAATTAGATGTTGATGTTCCTGATGTACCCCCTCATGGTTATCCAATTGGCATTGATTTAGGGTTAGAGAAATTTCTAGCAACCAGTGAAGGGGAACTCATTAAAGGTCATAAGTTCTTGAGGGAATCTGAAGGCAAGCTGAAATCACTGCAAGGTCAACTCAAGAATAAGAAGAAAGGTTCTCGTCGCTGGAGAAATATCAGCCGTCGTATCGCAAGATTATACGAAAAGATAACCAACTGTCGCAAAGACTTCTTCTACAAGACCTCTCATTATCTGTGTGATCAAGCAGGGATGATCTTTGTAGAAGACTTAAACCTAAAAGCACTAGGGCGTTCAGCACTTAGAAAAGCCTGTTTGGACGCTGCTTGGGGAACGTTTGTCAACATCCTGTCTTATGTCTGTTGGAAAAGAGGAGTATTTTTTGCCAAAGTTAACGCTAATGGGACAAGTCAGATTTGCCCTGAATGTGGGGTTAACTGCGGCAAGAAAACTCTTTCTGAACGGGTGCATAAGTGTCCAGATTGTGGATATGAGCAGGATAGAGATGTAGCGGCGGCGATGGTAGTAAAGAAACGTGGAGAAAGTACCGTCGGTGCGACGGGAAGAATGCTCGATCAGGGTAAAGAGTTCGGGGATGAGGTTTTAACCTCATCTAGACTCTCCCTTTGAGGCGAGAATCTCCCATTATATTCTTTGAATTAATGGGAGAGGTTCAATCCTCAATTCATCCTTTCCCGGTCATTGTGAGAAATCATTACCGATAACACATCATCACGATTCAATTATGTTTGAGCAATTTCGCCGTCATTTTCCCCAAGGTAGTCTTCTCAGCGAATTAGTACAAATTGATCACGGAAAATACATTGTCCGCGCTAGTGTCCAAAATGCAGGATTAACTCTCGCTACAGGTTTAGCGGCGGCTGATACAGTAGAAAAAGCAGAAGACGAAGCACGAGAGAGGGCTTTAGCAGTTTTAGATATTTATCTCACTTCCACTAAGACACCACCAAGAAACGAAACCACTCCTCCTTCCAGTCGAAACTTAAATTCATTCACTCCTACGGCTATTGTTGAACCAGAATTAAATCAGTCTTCCGTTACTCCCGAAACCGCTACCCCGAAAGAAACCTCGAACTTATCATCAGACAATGCTGTTTCCCCTTCTAGGGAAAAGCCGAAACCTGAAACCGCTACCCCGAAAGAAACCTCGAACTCATCATCGGACAATGCTGTTTCCCCTTCTAGGGAAAAGCCGAAACCTGAAACCGTTACCTCGAAAGAAACCTCGAACTCATCATCAGACAATGCTGTTTCCCCTTCTAGGGAAAAGCCGAAACCTGAAACGGTTACCCCGAAAGAAACCTCGAACTCATCATCAGAGTTATCAAGTCATTCCGTTCCCTCCTCCCATCAGGAAGACAAAACTATGATGGATAGTTCTGACATTATTGCTCGCACAAACGTAGAATTAAGACGACTCAATTGGACGAGTGAACAAGGACGGAAATTTTTAGGAGAAACCTACGGCAAACGATCGCGCTCACTTTTGTCCGATGCTGAATTACTGGAATTTCTTGAATATCTAGAAAAGCAACCCACACCTCCTCAAAACAATGATCAGTCAACGTAGGTTAGGTTTTCGTTATTCGTTATTTGTTATTTGTTCACTGGTCAATTACCCAACGCCAAAAAGGATGGGATTTACCTTGCTTTCGGATACGCATCACTTGTTTCTCTAGTCGATGACGATAAGCAGAGGAAAACCCAAACAAAATGTTGCTACTTTGCCACAGTAAAACGGCGGTGGTAATCCCTAAACACCATGCCAGCGCGATCGAGCAAATCGGATTAAAAATCAACGCATAACGCACCGCCGCGATCGTAAAATAAGACCGCATCAAGGCAATCTCTTCTTGTAGCTGCCATAAAGCAATGGGAATCACGACTAACCATGATCCCACCACCAGCACCCAACGACTGTAAACCGCTACCAGATGTAGTCGTTGGACTTGCTGCGCCAATTCTGGATCAGATTGATTCATTACAACAACCCATGAAAACCGTAGAGGAAGTATTGCCACCTTACCAAAAAACATCGGTGGAAACTCAACAATCTGTAGGTTGGGTGAAATGAAATGAAACCCAACAACAATTGGTCATTAGTCATTAGTCATTGGTCATTAGTCATTAGTGATCTCTTACATTTCACGAAGGACAAAGGTGTTCCTGAGCCTGTCGAAGGACAAAAACGTAGGTTGGGTGAAATCAAATGAAACCCAACACCAATCTATAATCTACTATCAACTCAGCGAGAATCCTGTCAATTTGTATTAGTATAACTAATTTTGTTGTTAGATTCAATTAGATTTTTATATCGAACCGTGTCCTTTACAGTTCTTAACTATTTTTGGAGGAAGCAAAATATTGACGAGATTACGCCTTTTCAGGTATGATGCTCAAAACGATAATGCCACGGGATGGTCTGTCTTTTGAGCAAAATTCACCGCTCAAACCTCCATTCCTTCGTTGCGATCGGGAAAAGTTTGTCAAGTTTTTGAGGAAGAGTTTAAACCAATTTTTCGAGGCGATTTATAAGGTTTGTAACGAAGGGTTGACAGACATTGAAGTTTATGTAGTGGCGAAACTCCTCTCAAATATCACTCCTTTTTATTCTAGTGCCTCCTGAATAAACCTAAAACCTTTATCCAATCAGCTTTTAAGGCTCTTAATGCTTTGAAAAAGTGCAAGGGAATTGAACGCTCAATAGTCACGCACCCTGCATCAAAACTTTGAAATCTTACCTCTTGCCTCTTGCCTCTTGCCTTACTACCTTTTAAAGTTAATTAAACCAAACCCGATCCAAAAAATCAGCACGCTACCAGTAATCATTAAAACAGGCATTGCTCCCAATTGAAACACTAAAATTGGCGCAGCCGCCGTGAAGAAGCCTCCCCCCATAATCGGCTCAAATAAAAGCTGTTTATAGGCAAAACTTTCTAACGCTCCCGTGCGATTATCAGGGTCAACCATTTGTAACAATAACAGACCAGTGGCGGTAACGCCCATGGATTGTCCGACATCGCCGATACCACGCTCAAACCAATAAGAAGGGAGAATCCGAGGCGCAAAGAACAGAAAAGCAAAAAGATTCCAAGTTACGCCAGCGAGAGCCAAAATTAGGAAGGGAATTAAGTTTGTGCCGAGAATCGTTAAAGAAATCGATGCGATCGCGCTAAAAATAACAACATCAAGAGAAACCCCTGCAATATTCTTCTGTAACGGTCGCAGAATCAAGCCATCAATTCCGAGACGTTTCATCGTAATTTGTACAATCAATCCTCCAATTAACGCCATCGGAAATAGAGGAACATAATTCATAATTTCGATTTCTAGTTTTCCCCAAGTGAGAGTTTCTAACGCTTTTAATGCTTCTAGAATGAGCCAACCTAGTGTTACCGCAATCGCCACAATTCCGAGATTAATGGATAACGGATCAATGAGAAGATTTTTACTGAGCTTTTGATATTCTGCGGATAATAATTCAGGATGAGAAGGAGATGACGCTGGGGCTTGATCTGAAATCAATTTTTGTTTCGTCTCTGAAGATAAATGACCTTTTCTTCGTCCCCAATTAATTAAAACAGTTCCTGTCACCACACCAGAAATCAATCCCACAGTAGCTAACCCTAAAGCGAGTTCCCCTCCTTCTTCAAAACCAAAATATTCCAACACGGGGCCCATTCCCGCAGCCGTGCCATGTCCCCCTTCAAATGCCATTTCGATTAACGCTCCCGCAATGGGATTAATGTCAAAGATTGGGGTTAAAACTAAAATCGTGATTGATAGTCCCACAACATATTGTCCCCAAGCTAAAATTTGAGAAAAGGCAACTTGAGGCGCAATTTTTCGCCAAACTTCTTTGACACTGGGAATGGTTTCTCCGAGAAAAAGCGTGGCAAAAACAAGATTAATAAATACACTCGGCGCTTGTGACCAAACAGCAGAAATGGTTTCGGGAAAGATGCCATTATCAGCGAGAAAAGTTTGATCAGGGACAACATTTCCTAAACCTTCTTTTCCCATCAGTAATGCTACACCTCCCGCTAA
This window contains:
- a CDS encoding RNA-guided endonuclease InsQ/TnpB family protein encodes the protein MLSLNYQYKLKVNKQQASTIDEWLDVCKSVYNYALRERKDWVNSRKCPIDRCSLESEYIIPSDAPRPTYANQCKGLGVAKKKFPRLSIPQSQVLQQTLKGLEEAFVNMWNRGFGFPRFKKKMRSFVFPQVKPDCIQGETITLPKLGKLPLVLSRPIPEGFIPKQVRIIKKASGYYININLQLDVDVPDVPPHGYPIGIDLGLEKFLATSEGELIKGHKFLRESEGKLKSLQGQLKNKKKGSRRWRNISRRIARLYEKITNCRKDFFYKTSHYLCDQAGMIFVEDLNLKALGRSALRKACLDAAWGTFVNILSYVCWKRGVFFAKVNANGTSQICPECGVNCGKKTLSERVHKCPDCGYEQDRDVAAAMVVKKRGESTVGATGRMLDQGKEFGDEVLTSSRLSL
- a CDS encoding sodium/glutamate symporter; amino-acid sequence: MDTTGLKLIDVFAAFIILGLFLLIGRFLKQKIRIFDLLYLPESILAGGVALLMGKEGLGNVVPDQTFLADNGIFPETISAVWSQAPSVFINLVFATLFLGETIPSVKEVWRKIAPQVAFSQILAWGQYVVGLSITILVLTPIFDINPIAGALIEMAFEGGHGTAAGMGPVLEYFGFEEGGELALGLATVGLISGVVTGTVLINWGRRKGHLSSETKQKLISDQAPASSPSHPELLSAEYQKLSKNLLIDPLSINLGIVAIAVTLGWLILEALKALETLTWGKLEIEIMNYVPLFPMALIGGLIVQITMKRLGIDGLILRPLQKNIAGVSLDVVIFSAIASISLTILGTNLIPFLILALAGVTWNLFAFLFFAPRILPSYWFERGIGDVGQSMGVTATGLLLLQMVDPDNRTGALESFAYKQLLFEPIMGGGFFTAAAPILVFQLGAMPVLMITGSVLIFWIGFGLINFKR